The genomic segment GCCCggcgtgcctcagtttccccaccaGGCTCTCCACGTTCTCCACCTTCTCCCCCCCGGCCCTCGGGGGCGgctcctgcacctgcagcaccttcaGCCGGGGGGGCCCCGCGGGGACCCCGAGATCGGCGGCCGGCAGCACCTCCAGGGGCTTCTTCTTGGCTTTCTGGGGggaataaaaattgggaaattattGGGGAATTATTGGGAAATTATTGGGGAattattggggatttattggggaatTATCCGGGAATTATTGGGGAattattggggatttattggggaattattggggatttattggggatttattggggaatTATCGAGAAATTATTGGGGAATTATTGGGGAATtattggggaatttttggggaattatTGGGAAATTATTGGGGAATTATTGGGGAATTATTGTGAAATTATTGGGGAATTATatgggaattattgggaattTATTGGGAAATTATTGTGAAATTATTGGGGAATTATACAGGAATTATTGGGGAATTATTGGGGAattattggggatttattgggaaattattggggatttattggggatttattggggaatTATTGGGAAATTATCGGGGAACTATCAGGGAATTATCGGGAAATTATTGGGGAATTATACGGGAATTATTAGGGAATTATCGGGAATTTATTGGGAAATTATTGGGGAATTATACGGGAATTATTGGGGAATTATACGGGAATTATTAGGGAATTATCGGGAATTTATTGGGAAATTATCATgaaattttcaggaaattatCAGGGAATTATCAGGGAATTATCGTGAAATTATTGGGGAATTATatgggaattattgggaattTATCAGGAAATTATCAGGAAATTACCGGGAAATTATTGGGAAATTTTagagaaattttgggatttttttttttttttaggatttttttttcagaatttttcggaattttttgaggatttttcaggatttttaaattttttttttttttcagatttttttggggatgttttgggggatCCCAAGGATTCAGGAAACAccccaggaattttgggaatatccATAATTTTAGgaggatcccattcccattaaCCCCAACCATCCCGGACAACAGGTCTACCCCCATTGAACCCTATGGGAACCCCCagaatttttaaggaattttggggatttttgggaatttctcgggaattttggggatccTGGGGATTTGTGAAACACCCAAAACTTTAGGGGAGtcccaggaattttggggaaccccataaaattttgggggatcccattcccattgaCCCCAGGAATTGCAGACAACAGGTCTACCCCCATTGAACCCTATGGGAACCCCCagaatttttgtggaattttgggaatttcttgggaattttggagattTAGGGAATACTTTGGATTTGGGGAACACCCAAAAATTTAGGGGAGccccaggaattttggggaaccccataaaattttgggggatcccattcccattgaCCCCCAGCATCCCGGACAACAGGTCTACCCCCATTGAACCCTACGGGAACCAAAggaatttttgtggaattttggggatttttgggaatttcctgggattttgagGATCCTGGGGATTTGAGGAACACGAAAGATTTGGGGAACATCCAGAATTTTGGGGAACCCCATAAAATTTTgggggatcccattcccattgaCCCCCAGCATCCCGGACAACAGGTCTACCCCCATTGTCCGCTATGGGAACCACCACAATTCCGGGGAATTTCCGGATaattccagggatttttggggaccCTCCCCGGGAacattggggatttttggggtgccccctcACCATGATGTTGGGCAGGGTGGCGTAGCGGGGCTCGTTGAGCCGCAGGTCTGCCGTCAGCACGGCCGGCAGGCGCAGCCGCAGCGTCTCCAGGCCCCCGTCCACCTCGCGCTCCACCAGCACGTGGCCCGACTCCAGCTGCACCCGCGAGGCAAATGTGCCCTGGGGaaaccagtacggaccagttTGGGCTGGGGAGCTTCCCAGtatgagctgggagctgcccagtATGAGCTGGGACCATCCCAGTATGGACTGGGCCCCCCTCAATTTCACAGCCTCAGGGGTGAATATATCCCACAATCCCCCGCGGTTAAGGGTGAATACATCCCACAATCCCCCGCGAATTAGGGGTGAATATATCCCACAATCCTCCACCACCGCAATGCATGCCGGGATTTATCCCCCCATTACCGCAAGGGACTCTGGGGTTTATCCCCCTTTTACCGCAGAGGATTCTGGGATTTATCCCCCCCATGAGGGGGAATGTATCCCATGGTGCCCCGCGCGCAGCCTACCTGAGGCCAGTCCAACATGGCGGCCAGGAGCTGCCCGGTCTGGTTGCAATCGTCATCGAtggcctgggggggggggggcagaaCCGATCGATAGGGGATCAATAGGGGTTTATCGGGATCAATAAGGAATCAATGCTGATCAATACCGATCAATACCTGcttgcccagcagcaccagctgcgGCTGCAGTTTCttcaccagccctgccagggccgTGGCCACCTCACGGggccccgcggccgctcccTCGGCCAGCTCGGCCAGCACGGCCCGGTCAGCGCCCATGGCCAGGGCGGTGCGGAGGGTTTCCTGTgggcaggaaagggttaaaaacggaccaaaaatacccaaaaaaataccccaaaaccagcccaaaataccccaaaaaaatccacaaaaaaataacccaaaaatagcccaaaatcaGCCATGGCCAGGGCGGTGCGGAGGGTTTCCTGTgggcaggaaagggttaaaaacggaccaaaaataccccaaaatcaacccaaaataccccaaaaattcaccaaaaaaaccccaaaaaattcacccaaaaatacccaaaaatagcccaaaatcaGCCATGGCCAGGGCAGTATGGAGGGTTTCCTGtggcaggaaagggttaaaaacagatcaaaaataccctaaaatcAACCCAACAATACCcaaaaaattcacccaaaaatacccaaaaatactcaaaaatgACCGCAAAACTGGTGCAaaaaattactccaaaaacggcccaaaaaacccacacaaaaatagccaaaaaatcccaaaaaaatgccccaaaaatcccaaaattatcccaaaaaaatgccccaaaatacTCAAAAACCCCGAAACCAacccaaagccaccccaggtgtgcccaaatccccaaatttcccccaaaatcccatttttcacccaattttcaccattttagtgccccagctgtgcccaaattcccccaaaacccataaaatcccattttttcaccgtttttcacCGGATTTTCACCAAATCTTCaccatttccccccaaatttttcccattttggtgCCCCCAGTTGTGCCAACGTACCCGAGTGTGCCAACGTACCctcagtgtgcccaggtgtgcccaaacccccaattttcccctaaAACCcgatttttcctcatttttcacccgattttcaccaaattttcaccattttccccccaaatttttcccattttggtgCCCCCAGTTGTGCCAACGTACCCTGAGTGTGCCAAGGcgccccaggtgtgcccaaatccccaaatttcccccaaaatcccatttttcacccaattttcaccattttagtgcccccagctgtgcccaaattcccctcaaaaccccataaaatccccattttttcaccgtttttcacccaattttcaccaaattttcaccattttccccccaaatttttcccattttggtgCCCCCAGTTGTGCCAACGTACCCTGAGTGTGCCAAGGcgccccaggtgtgcccaaatccccaattttccccctaaaacccccattttttcaccgtttcTCACCCGATTTTCGCCCAATTTTCGctgtttttcccccagattttgCCCGCCCGGGTGTGCCCATCTCACCTGGCACGCCTTGGTGCCCAGGCTGGCGGCGATGACCtcgctggcagtgccagcctcgCGCAGCCTCACGGCCTCCTCCAGGGCGATCTCACAGAAGGGGTTCAGCGAGTGCTTCACGCCCTGGGTCTGCACGGAGCCCCCGCCGGGCGCCACCCGCACCTGCGGGCACGGCGGGCACCTCAGGGTGGGCACCGACCCTCCAGgagctttggggattttttggggatttttttcgatttttttcggatttttttgcgatttttttttatttttttctgatttttttccgatttttttgcgattttttttctatttctttgcgatttttttgtgatttttttcggatttttttcgggattttttcggatttttttgCGATTTTTTTCCGAATTTTTTCGATTTTTTTCCGatttttttcggatttttttgcgatttttttccggtttttttccacttttttgcGATATTTTTTCGACGTTTTTCGATTTTTTTTGCGATTTTTTTGCGatttttttcggatttttttcgatttttttttcaatttttttgcgattttttttcggattttttgcgattttttttcctatttctttgcgatttttttttagattttttttgcgattttttttcgattttttttcctatgtctTTGCGATTTTTTTGCgatttttttcctatgtctTTGCGATTTTTTTCGACTTTTTTTCGACTTTTTTTCcgatttttttgagattttttgcgatttttttttatttttttccgaattttttgggggattttacGGTGCCCAATgcccaaaaaataccccccaGGATTTCggattttatttggatttttggggatttttttgttttttttttttaattttttgcgATTTTTTGTGCGTTTTTTAAGGGCATTTTGGGTTTTAGGGTGCCCAGGTTGTGCCCAGGTTGTGCCCAGGTTGTGCCCAGGTGAGTGCCCTCTCCATGCCCAAAAAAATGCCCCcatgatttgggattttttgggatgtttttgtgattttttgcaatttttgggggttttttacagatttttctgtggttttttgggattttttggggttttggggttcccaggtgtGCGCCACACCCCCAGGTCATAAACATTCCCaaattttaggattttatttggatttttggggattttttggggggatttttggggttgccaggtgtgcccagacccccaaaatccaccaaaaaacccccaaaatccccctaaaaaaaccccaaatttcggGATTTTGGGCTTCCCTGGGTGGTGCCAGTCTTGGGGATGGttgtgaggatttgggggtgcccaggtgtgcccagctgtgcccaggtgtgcccttaCCTTGACAGCAAAGTCAATGACGCGCTTCACCCCCACGAGAACGCGCAGCGCCGCCATTGCTGCCAGGCCACGCCCCCTGCCCCGGAAACCACGCCCACACAGCCTCCAAAGCGGTGACGTAATGCCGGCCGCGACGCCACGCCCACACGGCGATTACCATGACGTAATGCCGCTGGTAAACCACGCCCACTGCCGTGTTGTGAATAAATGGGGGCGTGGCCTGAACACCAGGACggtttttgtttattcttttaaatgttttttattattattattattttcactttttgaaaatagaaattttggaacattttggtgaattttaaaattatttcggggattttggggggtttttaaagagaagttttggcattttttgggatttcagaaattttggggggttttaaaaggaaattttggaaCGTTTGGGGCATTTTTATGGGAATTCTTGTAGggtttttgaaaagaaattttatgaTTTTGGGCGGTTTTGAAAGgcaaattctgggatttttcagggaatttttggggggggattttttgaggaatttttttacGCCCTTCACGGCTAGGCGCATGCGCACAGCGGTCTCGGTCAGGCCACGCCCCCTTTCCCGTCAGGCCGCGCGCGCGGGCGGGAGCAGCGGGAACGGAACCGGAAGCGGCCTCAGGAGCCCTCAGGGGCTCCGGGAGCCACTTAAAGctccccgggacccccaaaaccttcCCGGGGACCCCGAATTTCTCCTCGGGTCCATTAAAACATTCCCGGGGTCCTCAAAAATCTACCCGGGACCCCTAAAACCTTCCAGGGATCCCCAGAAACCTCCCTGACAGCCGCTCGGGGCCTCGCCTGGACCCCCTCAGGAGCCTCCGGGaccccctcaggaccctccGGTACCCCCGGGATCCTCTCCGCGACCCCCTCAGGAACCCCCGGGACCCTCGGGATCCTCTCCGGGACTCTCCGGGAGCCCTTCAGAAACCTCCGGTGCCCCCTCAGGAACCTCCGGGACCCCCTCAAGACCCTCAGAAACCTCCCGGGACCCCCTCAAGACCTCCGGGACTCCCTCAGGAGCATCCGGGACCCTCTCGAGTCTCCCCGGTTTCCCCTCACGACCCTCTGGGATCCCCTCAGGGCCCTCCGGGACTCTTCAAGACCCTCCGGGAGCCCCTCAAGATCCTCCGGAACCCCCTCAAGACGCTCCGGGAGCCCCTAAGGACCCTCCAGACCGTCCCCGGGAGCCGCTCGGGGCCCGGAGCAgccccggtgccggtgccgccaTGTCGGACTCCGGGCAGAGCCCCGCCCCCGGCGCGCGGCGCCGCTGCTGGAACCGAGAGAAGGAACCGGAGGGAGGCGGAGAGAGGAGGGTGGGCGGGGCTAAGGGGGTGGGGCTTGGGAATGATTGACAGCGGTTGTGTGGGGAGTGGGGCGTGGTTTCTGAATGATTGAGAGTGGTTTGGGGTTGATTGACAGCGGCTGTGTAAGTGAGGCGGGGCTTGGGAATGAttgacagcagctctgtggggagtAGGGCGGGGCTTGGGTTTGAGtgacagcagctgtgtgggggCAGGATGAAGAATTGATTGACACTTCTTGTGGTTGATTGACAGCAGCTGCATGGGGTGTGGATTATGGAGAGGGCGGGACTTAGAAATTATTGACAACAGTGCAGGGTGGGGTGTGGCTTAGGAATGATTGACAGAAGATGAATGGGGTGGGGCGTGGCTTTGATGGGTGTGGCACACAGTAGGAGTGGCCTAGAGTCTTATAATGAACAATGAGAGGTTGGACAGGGGGCGTGGCTACACCTGGGTGGGCGTGACTGTCTGTGGGTGTAGTGAGTGTGGCCTAACTGACCTTGCCCCGCCCACAGGAGATGGGGGAGGAGCCAGCGGGGACCCTACAGAAGACGCCAATCATCCTGGCCAAGCCCCCTGCAGAACGGGTGAGTATGAGGGGCGTGGCTATCATCCAAGGGGGCGTGGTCACTCATAAAAGTGGGTGTGGCCCCTCCCATCTTGTGTAGCCACGCCCCATGACGTCATTTTCTATTTATACCCAGCAGCAGCCGCCTCCAGCCGCCCCAAAGGCGGGGCCAGCgcaagccccgccccctcccgcgccggccccgcccaTCGTGCTGATGAAAGCGCGGGGGGAGgaggggcggggagggggcggagCCTCGGCAGCACCAGGGGAGGGCCCACAGCAAGCCCCGCCCACCGAGAGGGAGGGGCCACGCCCCACCCAGCCTGTCTATCAACTGCACAGCCGGGGATtggccccgcccgccgcgctgGACCGTGAGTGGGTGGGGCTTAAATGGGGATGTGGGAGGAGCTAAAATGGGTGGGGTTTATTGAGTGGGCGGGGCTAAATTGAATGGATTGGGTGTGGAAAGGGGCGGGGAATGAAGGGGTGTGGTCAATTGAAGGTGTGGTTGTGGGTGGGGCTAAAAGGGAGCATTTGAGGGGAGTGGATGAAGGTGggtgtggtttggggtgggCGTGGCCAATGTGATGGTGGGCGTGGTTATGGGTGTATTAGATTGTTGTGGGCGGGGTTAAAGGATAAGACTCAAGGGGATTGGGTAGACAAAATGGGCGTGGTTTGGCTTGGGGGCTTGGCCAAGACTGGGTGTGGTAATTGGGGTGTGGCCATTTTGTGGGCGGGGCTAAAGGATGAGAGTCAATGGCATTCTTTGGTCAAAAGGGGCGTGGTTTGGGCTGTGGGCGTGGCCAGTTTTGAGTGTGGTCCCTGTGAGCATGGCCAACCCCAAATCTCAATTCAATTACAACACCAGAACGTGAAAAGTTTATTAGTGGATGTCGCCGGTTTTATGCAAATTACTACATTAGGGGCGGGGTTTTTTGCTTGGTGGGCGTGTCGCTAAGTGGGCGTGTCCCCCCTTGGCCCctcccccagctgcccaggccCAGGCCCGGCTGGCGGCGCCCGAGAAGATGAAAAGCAGCATCAAACTGGTGGACGAGCAAATGAACTGGTGCGACAGCGCCCTCGAGGTGGGCGGGGCTTGAACAGGGGTGGGCGGGGCTTCAAAGGGGCGGGGCCAGGACCCTCACAGTGACTCCCAGtatgggctgtgggtggggtTTAGTGTGGTGGGCGTGGCTTGGGAagctcccagtaactcccagtatgggctgggggcggggccaggaCTCTCTGAGTGACTCCCAGTatgggctgggggcggggcttagTGTGGTGGGCGTGGCTTGGGACCCTCCTAGTGACTTCTAGTatgggctgggggcggggcttagTGTGGTGGGCGGGGCCAGGACTCTCTGAGTGACTCCCAGTATGGGCTGGGGGCGGAGCTTAGTGTGGTGGGCGTGGCTTGGGACCCTCCTAGTGACTCGCAGTTCATACTGGATGTGCTGGGGGCGGGGTTTAGTGTGGTGGGCGTGGCTTGGGAagctcccagtaactcccagtatgggctgtgggtggggtTTAGTGTGgtgggcagggccaggactCTGAGTGACTCCCAGTatgggctgggggcggggctttGTGTGGTGGGCGTGGCTTGGGAagctcccagtaactcccagtatgggctgtgggtggggtTTAGTGTGGTGGGCGGGGCCAGGACTCTCTGAGTGACTCCCAGTatgggctgggggcggggcttagTGTGGTGGGCGTGACTTGGGAACAACCTAATAACTCCCAGTATGGGCTGGGGGTGGAGTTTAGCGTGGTGGGCGGGGCCAGGACTCTGAGTGACTCCCAGTatgggctgggggcggggcttagTGTGGTGGGCGGGGCCAGGACTCTCAGAGTGACTCCCAGtatgggctgggggtggggttTAGTGTGGTGGGCGTGGCTTGGGAagctcccagtaactcccagtattggctgggggtggggttTAGTGTGGTGGGCGTGGCTTGGGAACAACTCAATAACTCCCAGTATTGGCTGGGGGCGGGGTTTAGTGGGGTGGGCGTGGCTTGGGAACAacccagtaactcccagtatgGGCTGGAGGCGGGGTTTAGTGTGGTGGGCGTGGCTTGGGAACAACTCA from the Zonotrichia leucophrys gambelii isolate GWCS_2022_RI unplaced genomic scaffold, RI_Zleu_2.0 Scaffold_149_112214, whole genome shotgun sequence genome contains:
- the ETFB gene encoding electron transfer flavoprotein subunit beta yields the protein MAALRVLVGVKRVIDFAVKVRVAPGGGSVQTQGVKHSLNPFCEIALEEAVRLREAGTASEVIAASLGTKACQETLRTALAMGADRAVLAELAEGAAAGPREVATALAGLVKKLQPQLVLLGKQAIDDDCNQTGQLLAAMLDWPQGTFASRVQLESGHVLVEREVDGGLETLRLRLPAVLTADLRLNEPRYATLPNIMKAKKKPLEVLPAADLGVPAGPPRLKVLQVQEPPPRAGGEKVENVESLVGKLRHAGRI